In Sedimentibacter sp. MB31-C6, one genomic interval encodes:
- the glyA gene encoding serine hydroxymethyltransferase, with protein MMEEKERQNVNIELIASENFVSDRVLKAMGSHLTNKYAEGYPGKRYYGGCEFVDKVENLARDRAKKIFNADHANVQPHSGSNANFGVYFSILNPGDKILGMDLSHGGHLTHGSPVNMSGKYFNMAFYGVNKETEMIDYDQIREIAKKENPKLIIAGASAYSRFIDFKTFREIADEVGAYFMVDMAHIAGLVAAGLHPNPVEYADFVTTTTHKTLRGPRGGMILCKNEHAKKIDKAIFPGIQGGPLMHVIAAKAACFKEVMEDDFKIYAQQVINNAQALSKELMNKGFRIVSGGTDNHLMLVDVRNKGLTGKEAEKMLDDIHITTNKNTIPFDPQSPFVTSGIRIGTPAVTTKGMKEKDMIELANIIDEALSKKLNESILKEKVINMTSKFFK; from the coding sequence ATGATGGAAGAAAAAGAAAGACAGAATGTAAATATTGAACTTATTGCTTCTGAAAATTTCGTATCTGATAGAGTTCTTAAAGCTATGGGTAGTCATTTAACTAATAAATACGCTGAAGGGTACCCAGGTAAAAGATATTATGGTGGATGCGAATTTGTTGATAAAGTTGAAAATTTAGCTAGAGATCGTGCAAAAAAAATATTCAATGCAGACCATGCTAATGTTCAGCCCCACTCTGGCTCTAATGCAAATTTTGGAGTTTATTTTTCAATATTAAATCCTGGAGATAAAATACTAGGAATGGATTTATCTCATGGTGGACACTTAACACATGGAAGTCCTGTTAATATGTCTGGTAAATATTTTAATATGGCTTTTTATGGTGTGAATAAAGAAACTGAAATGATTGATTATGATCAAATCAGAGAAATTGCAAAAAAAGAAAATCCAAAACTAATTATTGCAGGTGCAAGCGCCTATTCTAGATTTATTGACTTCAAAACTTTTAGAGAAATAGCAGATGAGGTAGGAGCTTACTTTATGGTAGATATGGCTCATATAGCAGGATTAGTTGCTGCAGGCCTACATCCTAATCCAGTTGAATATGCAGACTTTGTAACTACTACTACACATAAAACTTTAAGAGGACCTCGAGGTGGTATGATTTTATGTAAAAATGAACATGCAAAGAAAATTGATAAAGCTATATTCCCCGGAATTCAAGGTGGTCCATTAATGCATGTTATAGCTGCAAAAGCCGCTTGTTTCAAAGAAGTAATGGAAGATGACTTTAAAATTTATGCTCAACAGGTTATAAATAATGCTCAAGCTTTATCCAAAGAACTTATGAATAAAGGCTTTAGAATTGTATCAGGTGGTACTGATAATCATTTAATGCTTGTTGATGTGAGAAACAAAGGATTAACAGGTAAAGAAGCTGAAAAGATGCTTGATGACATACATATTACAACAAATAAAAACACAATTCCATTTGATCCTCAAAGCCCTTTTGTTACAAGTGGTATACGAATTGGAACACCTGCAGTTACTACAAAAGGTATGAAAGAAAAAGATATGATTGAACTTGCTAATATTATTGATGAGGCGCTAAGTAAAAAATTAAATGAATCCATTTTAAAAGAAAAAGTTATAAATATGACTTCTAAGTTTTTTAAATAA
- the alr gene encoding alanine racemase has product MKDKFRPAWVEVNRNKAIHNFMEVRRAIGPDRKICAVVKADSYGMGSIELSKMYIENGVYMLAVAVVDEALELRQEIKDTDILVLGYTAEEFFDDAINNNITLTIYNYEHAATLNNIAKELNKIANIHIKVETGMNRLGFIPTEENADLISKISKMKNIKIQGSYSHQARADEKDKTIAHMQAERFIKFMDMLQKRNITIPIKHIANSATIIDLPQYYFDMVRPGIILSGFYPSDEVNHDEYIFKPCVTLKAKIANVKTLEAGEGIGYGHLFSTTDSTVVGTIPLGYADGYSRLLSNKGYIVVKGEKCPILGKVCMDQFMVDLSNVDNPRIGDEAIIYGDGTDGAMTAEDVANMRNTISYEVLTNLGKRLPRKYV; this is encoded by the coding sequence ATGAAGGATAAATTTAGACCTGCCTGGGTCGAAGTTAACAGAAATAAAGCAATTCACAACTTTATGGAAGTTAGAAGAGCAATTGGCCCTGACAGAAAAATTTGTGCTGTTGTAAAAGCTGATAGCTATGGGATGGGTTCTATTGAACTTTCTAAAATGTACATTGAAAATGGTGTATATATGCTAGCAGTAGCTGTTGTTGATGAAGCATTAGAATTAAGACAAGAAATTAAAGACACAGATATATTGGTTCTTGGATACACAGCAGAAGAATTTTTCGATGATGCTATTAACAATAACATCACCTTAACAATTTATAATTATGAACATGCTGCAACATTAAACAACATTGCTAAAGAATTAAACAAAATAGCTAATATCCATATAAAAGTGGAAACTGGTATGAATAGACTAGGATTTATACCAACAGAAGAAAATGCAGACTTAATATCTAAAATTTCGAAAATGAAAAATATAAAAATCCAAGGTTCTTATTCCCATCAGGCAAGAGCAGATGAGAAGGATAAAACTATTGCACATATGCAAGCTGAACGATTTATAAAATTCATGGATATGCTTCAAAAAAGAAACATAACAATTCCAATAAAACATATTGCTAACAGTGCAACAATAATTGACCTTCCACAATATTATTTCGATATGGTTAGACCAGGTATAATCCTTAGCGGCTTTTATCCATCTGATGAAGTTAACCATGATGAATATATATTTAAACCTTGTGTAACACTAAAGGCAAAGATTGCTAATGTAAAGACTCTTGAAGCTGGAGAAGGAATTGGTTATGGGCATTTATTTAGTACTACAGATAGTACAGTAGTAGGAACAATACCATTGGGATACGCAGATGGTTATTCCAGACTTTTATCAAACAAAGGTTATATAGTTGTCAAAGGTGAAAAATGTCCTATCTTAGGAAAAGTCTGCATGGACCAATTTATGGTTGATTTATCGAATGTTGATAATCCTCGAATAGGCGATGAAGCAATTATTTATGGAGACGGAACTGATGGTGCTATGACTGCAGAAGATGTTGCTAATATGAGGAATACTATATCATATGAAGTATTAACAAATTTAGGAAAAAGGTTGCCAAGAAAATACGTGTAA
- a CDS encoding ABC-F family ATP-binding cassette domain-containing protein, with amino-acid sequence MSILEVKNVTHGFGARSILEDVSFRLLKGEHVALIGANGEGKSTFLNIITRKLMPDEGTVEWSKRVTVGYLDQHSALKSGTTIRENLRLAFNNLYTMEQEMLKIYEDMTQANDDDINKMMEDAAEIQTILDSSGFYFIDTKVDEVANGLGLSDIGLDKSVDELSGGQRTKVLLTKLLLQNPTILLLDEPTNYLDENHIQWLTNYLRNYENAFILISHDIPFINDVCNIIYHVENSILTRYVGNYEEFKRIYDLNKQKTEREFEKQQKEIEKLEDFIARNKARVATRGMANSRMKQLDKMEILERPRDKPKPSFKFKETKAPSRFLIEAKDLVIGYDSPLTSPMTFEVERNKKIAICGVNGLGKSTLLKTLLGIIHPISGSVEFGENVVFGYFEQEDSKNNSNTALDEVWNEYPSLTNHEVRLELARCGLTTDNITSMMKVLSGGENAKVRLCKLLLKELNFLILDEPTNHLDPEAKDELQKAIKEFKGTVILVSHEPYFYESFITDVWNIEDFTTKIV; translated from the coding sequence ATGAGTATTTTAGAAGTAAAAAATGTAACGCACGGCTTTGGAGCACGTAGTATTTTAGAAGATGTGTCCTTTAGACTTTTAAAAGGAGAACATGTTGCATTAATTGGAGCTAATGGTGAGGGAAAATCCACATTTTTAAATATAATAACGAGAAAGTTAATGCCAGATGAAGGAACTGTTGAATGGTCTAAAAGAGTAACAGTAGGATATCTTGATCAACATTCAGCATTAAAGTCAGGAACAACTATAAGGGAAAATTTAAGATTAGCATTCAATAATTTATATACGATGGAACAGGAAATGTTAAAAATATATGAAGATATGACTCAGGCAAATGATGACGATATTAATAAAATGATGGAAGATGCTGCAGAAATACAAACAATATTAGATAGTAGCGGATTTTATTTTATTGATACAAAGGTTGATGAAGTTGCCAATGGATTAGGTTTGTCAGATATAGGTTTAGATAAAAGTGTTGATGAACTTAGTGGTGGACAGAGAACAAAAGTGTTATTAACAAAATTATTGTTGCAAAATCCAACAATTTTGTTGCTTGACGAACCAACGAATTATTTAGATGAAAATCATATACAATGGCTTACAAACTATTTACGAAATTATGAAAATGCATTTATTTTAATATCACATGATATCCCATTTATAAATGATGTCTGTAATATTATTTATCATGTAGAAAATAGTATTTTAACTAGATATGTGGGAAATTATGAAGAGTTTAAAAGGATATATGATTTAAATAAACAAAAAACAGAAAGGGAATTTGAAAAACAACAAAAGGAAATTGAAAAACTAGAAGATTTTATAGCTAGAAATAAAGCAAGAGTTGCAACTAGAGGTATGGCAAACAGTAGGATGAAGCAACTTGATAAAATGGAGATATTAGAAAGGCCTCGTGATAAACCAAAGCCATCATTTAAATTTAAAGAAACAAAAGCTCCTAGTAGATTTTTGATTGAAGCGAAGGATTTAGTTATAGGATATGATTCTCCTTTAACAAGTCCAATGACCTTTGAGGTAGAAAGAAATAAGAAGATTGCTATATGCGGAGTTAATGGTTTAGGAAAATCTACTCTTTTAAAAACTCTATTAGGAATTATACACCCGATTAGTGGCAGTGTAGAGTTTGGTGAAAATGTGGTTTTTGGTTATTTTGAACAGGAAGATTCTAAAAATAACTCTAATACAGCATTAGATGAAGTTTGGAATGAATATCCTTCATTAACTAATCATGAAGTGAGACTTGAACTTGCTAGATGTGGGTTAACTACTGATAATATAACAAGTATGATGAAAGTTCTATCAGGAGGAGAGAATGCAAAAGTTAGATTGTGTAAACTTCTTTTAAAGGAATTGAATTTCCTGATTTTAGATGAACCAACAAACCATTTAGATCCAGAAGCTAAGGATGAACTACAGAAAGCTATAAAAGAATTTAAAGGGACTGTTATATTAGTTAGCCATGAACCTTACTTTTACGAAAGTTTTATTACAGATGTATGGAATATAGAAGATTTCACTACAAAAATAGTATAA
- a CDS encoding S-layer homology domain-containing protein codes for MKKLLSLLIILIFAFSAIVNVYAYSFPDINNDPILIEAVDVLSSYGIIQGYPDNNFMPDKIVSRAEMAKIVTIASGYSEYSKNMTSVYDDMKGHWAESYVELADVLNLVKGISKNTYGPDNYIKFEEAYTMILRLLGYTDESLIGRWPTNFYEKATELNLFKNVDPSREFATRKDISIMLYNALTMDLVKVRDNNTAYNTGKNLLSLIGKMETREVTLSDLKDNDFNFTKNLFNKWDVYYDKNNKVVHVTNPRYNEFTGTVNSLLSNRVIFVTDDYGNVRAFKLPNIPIVFNGAIGNFNSLENSRITIVYEDNSFNGDVIGVIANKVTDVVIVESSELYNVDKKTFAGKNLPLKSNNEINYNKIFVRGDAQSLEDIKENDLVYLYETDENNKKSSLEIEVVRSQVEGKVSNVQIEDDIYYYTIYNTVYKSNESFNLTDEASVNDTVNFILDKNNDIVKLNIIKYGKAPTTYGLVLSSSDGTNNATVRIFDEYGNLKTYSLANNSSVVKIEDSKTKSTTTLNKNDIVKFDPVSSGDLKIIDNIKTVSIKSNYNEQTMTLSNGNKISPDTFIIYESYGKYQLLKPNQLSNYLEGKAVVNYYGHINALYLTNGIKDESNVTHIPEVPQSYNGTIYDIIKSVKKVDDTTSKVEFFNNNNIFLVSNSSSAGKKIANVMNSYVKIIVVNGTITSIEKVTPETQKIEISAVYTNQFLIDNITYMEYSPNIQVYNCTTDKTGNFIDVNTGTKDDIKSGSNAQLYDLYGGFDGIIDVVLIFD; via the coding sequence ATGAAAAAGTTATTAAGTTTACTTATAATTTTAATATTTGCTTTTTCAGCTATTGTTAATGTATATGCTTATAGCTTTCCTGATATAAACAACGATCCCATATTGATCGAAGCAGTTGATGTTCTATCTAGCTATGGGATAATTCAGGGTTATCCTGACAATAATTTTATGCCAGATAAAATTGTATCGAGAGCAGAAATGGCTAAAATTGTAACTATAGCTTCAGGGTATTCTGAGTATTCTAAAAATATGACTTCAGTTTATGATGATATGAAAGGTCATTGGGCAGAAAGCTATGTAGAATTAGCAGATGTTCTTAATTTAGTAAAAGGAATATCTAAAAACACGTATGGACCTGATAATTATATAAAGTTTGAAGAAGCATACACAATGATTTTAAGATTATTAGGTTATACTGATGAATCACTAATTGGCCGATGGCCAACTAACTTCTATGAAAAGGCAACTGAGTTAAATTTATTTAAAAATGTTGATCCTTCCCGTGAATTTGCTACGCGAAAAGATATATCCATAATGCTTTATAATGCTCTAACAATGGACTTAGTTAAAGTTAGAGATAATAATACTGCATATAATACTGGTAAAAATCTTTTATCTTTAATAGGGAAAATGGAAACAAGAGAAGTTACTTTAAGTGACTTAAAAGATAACGACTTTAACTTTACAAAAAATTTATTTAATAAATGGGATGTATATTATGATAAAAATAATAAAGTAGTTCATGTTACAAATCCTAGATATAATGAATTTACAGGAACCGTAAATAGTTTACTTTCAAACAGGGTAATATTTGTAACAGATGACTATGGAAATGTTAGGGCTTTTAAACTACCTAATATCCCAATAGTTTTTAATGGTGCCATTGGAAATTTTAACTCTTTAGAAAATTCAAGAATAACGATTGTTTATGAAGATAATTCTTTTAATGGTGATGTCATTGGAGTAATAGCTAATAAGGTTACTGATGTAGTAATAGTTGAATCATCTGAATTATACAATGTAGATAAAAAAACTTTTGCAGGTAAAAATTTACCACTAAAATCTAACAACGAAATTAACTATAATAAAATTTTTGTACGCGGTGATGCACAATCATTAGAAGATATAAAAGAGAATGATTTAGTATACCTATACGAAACGGATGAAAACAATAAAAAGTCTTCACTGGAAATAGAAGTTGTACGATCTCAAGTTGAAGGTAAAGTTTCTAATGTACAAATAGAAGATGATATATATTATTATACTATTTATAACACAGTTTACAAAAGTAATGAATCTTTCAATTTAACTGATGAAGCATCAGTTAATGATACTGTAAATTTTATTTTAGATAAAAATAATGATATAGTTAAATTAAATATAATAAAATATGGTAAGGCTCCTACAACATATGGTTTAGTTTTAAGTTCATCTGATGGCACAAATAATGCAACGGTAAGAATTTTTGATGAATACGGAAACTTAAAAACATATTCATTGGCAAATAATTCAAGCGTAGTAAAAATCGAAGATTCTAAAACAAAGAGTACTACTACTTTGAACAAGAATGACATAGTTAAATTTGATCCTGTTTCCAGTGGCGACTTAAAAATAATTGATAATATAAAAACAGTATCAATTAAAAGTAATTATAATGAACAAACTATGACTTTATCTAATGGTAATAAAATTTCTCCTGATACATTTATTATCTATGAAAGCTACGGAAAATATCAATTGCTCAAACCTAATCAACTAAGTAATTATTTAGAGGGAAAAGCAGTTGTAAACTATTACGGACATATTAATGCATTATATTTAACTAATGGTATAAAAGATGAAAGTAATGTTACTCATATACCTGAAGTTCCGCAAAGTTATAATGGTACAATTTATGATATTATAAAAAGCGTAAAAAAGGTTGATGATACAACAAGCAAGGTAGAATTTTTCAATAACAACAATATATTTTTAGTTTCTAATTCATCTTCTGCAGGTAAAAAGATAGCTAATGTTATGAATTCCTATGTAAAAATTATTGTTGTAAATGGAACTATCACAAGTATTGAAAAAGTTACTCCTGAAACTCAAAAAATTGAAATATCAGCAGTTTATACAAATCAATTTTTAATTGATAATATAACATATATGGAATATTCTCCAAACATCCAAGTTTATAATTGTACCACAGATAAAACAGGAAACTTTATAGATGTTAATACTGGAACTAAGGATGATATAAAATCTGGTTCAAATGCTCAATTATATGACTTATATGGTGGCTTTGATGGAATAATTGATGTGGTGCTAATATTCGACTAA
- a CDS encoding TIGR01212 family radical SAM protein (This family includes YhcC from E. coli K-12, an uncharacterized radical SAM protein.): MWNDKRYHTLDYELKKIFGEKAIKLSLDGNFTCPNRDGTIGREGCIFCSEKGSGDFNSDRNKSISEQIEEQKLIMSRKWKSNTYIAYFQSYTNTYDTVENLRIKFNEALNNPSIRGLAIATRPDCINEEIADFLEELNSKTFLWIELGLQTINDDTANFLRRGYKLKQFDKAVHLLKKRKIKIVTHLIIGLPNESKKHILSSVKYISKLDIWGVKLHMLHILKNTDLANYYIKNPFKILSQEEYINVICDALELLNPHITIHRLTGDGKKSDLIEPVWTLNKLKVLSDIDKELKERDSFQGKYAAL, translated from the coding sequence ATGTGGAATGATAAAAGATATCATACTTTAGATTATGAATTAAAAAAAATATTTGGAGAAAAGGCTATAAAACTGTCATTAGATGGAAATTTTACATGCCCAAATAGAGATGGTACTATAGGTAGAGAAGGCTGTATTTTTTGCAGTGAAAAAGGTTCTGGAGATTTTAATTCAGATAGAAATAAATCTATATCAGAGCAAATAGAAGAACAAAAATTAATTATGTCGAGAAAATGGAAAAGTAATACTTATATAGCTTATTTTCAAAGTTACACTAATACATATGATACTGTTGAAAACTTGAGGATAAAATTTAATGAAGCACTTAACAATCCAAGTATTCGAGGTTTAGCTATTGCTACACGACCAGATTGCATAAATGAAGAAATTGCAGACTTCCTAGAAGAATTGAATTCAAAAACATTCTTATGGATAGAATTAGGGCTTCAAACTATTAATGATGATACAGCAAATTTTCTAAGAAGAGGCTATAAATTAAAGCAATTTGATAAGGCAGTGCACCTTTTAAAAAAAAGAAAAATTAAAATTGTAACACATTTAATTATCGGACTACCCAATGAATCTAAAAAACATATACTTTCATCTGTAAAATATATTTCTAAATTAGATATTTGGGGTGTTAAACTTCATATGCTTCATATTTTAAAAAATACGGATTTAGCTAATTATTATATAAAAAATCCCTTTAAAATATTATCACAGGAAGAATATATAAATGTTATCTGTGATGCTTTAGAACTCTTGAATCCACATATTACAATACATAGATTAACAGGTGACGGAAAAAAATCTGATTTAATAGAACCTGTTTGGACTTTAAATAAATTGAAGGTGCTTTCAGATATAGACAAAGAATTAAAAGAAAGAGATAGCTTTCAGGGCAAGTATGCTGCATTGTAA
- a CDS encoding AI-2E family transporter — MRRRNLIILIPIFILYILIFRFIYLEDGLSTILSVCIPIFLGLFLATILNPILVFLQNNIGIQSRCFAVLLTYTIFFGVISLVIVIITPSIVDSISQLLKDIPKLFYVANNFLLNLSEEYAFLEGTDTLYNLLLKYLYDFSQRFSSVLSAFLNFAIDKVINVIIAVGNLLLATIISIYILIDKENLEKWISNLCYSIFERKNAKEIIKYGYSLYNNISNFIVAKLIDSSITGVMIFIGSKYIIKTPYPIIDGIIIGTTNIIPYFGSFIGAIPIVLINSLYNHHKGFLILIMILIVQEIDGLIIGPKIMSNKLSIKPVIVIISLILGGGLFGPMGLLLATPVAALIKTSIDAYIKYQLSAKKIIKSTIVDKAVDNCLKKL, encoded by the coding sequence ATGAGAAGAAGAAATTTAATAATTTTAATCCCTATTTTTATATTATATATATTAATTTTTAGATTCATTTATTTAGAGGATGGTTTATCAACTATACTTTCTGTTTGTATACCTATTTTTTTAGGATTATTTTTAGCAACTATACTAAATCCTATATTAGTTTTTTTACAAAATAATATTGGTATTCAAAGCAGGTGCTTCGCTGTACTGTTAACTTACACAATATTCTTTGGTGTTATTTCATTAGTTATAGTTATTATTACACCTAGCATAGTTGATAGTATATCTCAACTATTAAAAGATATACCTAAATTATTTTATGTTGCTAATAACTTTCTTCTAAACTTAAGTGAAGAATATGCTTTTTTAGAAGGTACTGATACGTTATATAATTTACTTTTAAAATATTTATATGACTTTTCTCAAAGATTTTCATCTGTGTTATCTGCATTTTTAAACTTTGCTATAGACAAGGTTATAAATGTTATTATAGCTGTTGGTAATTTACTTCTTGCAACTATTATTTCAATATATATACTGATAGATAAAGAAAACTTAGAAAAATGGATATCTAATTTATGTTACAGCATTTTTGAAAGAAAAAATGCTAAGGAAATAATAAAATATGGATATAGTTTATATAATAATATTTCTAATTTTATTGTAGCAAAATTAATAGACTCTTCTATAACTGGTGTAATGATATTCATTGGCTCAAAATATATTATTAAGACCCCCTATCCTATAATTGATGGTATAATAATTGGAACAACAAATATAATTCCTTACTTCGGTTCATTTATAGGTGCTATACCAATTGTCCTAATTAATTCTTTATATAATCATCATAAAGGTTTTTTAATATTAATAATGATACTTATAGTACAAGAAATAGATGGACTTATAATTGGCCCTAAAATAATGAGTAATAAACTTTCAATTAAACCAGTTATAGTAATTATATCTTTAATACTAGGTGGTGGTTTATTCGGTCCTATGGGATTATTACTGGCAACTCCCGTTGCTGCACTTATTAAAACTTCTATAGATGCCTATATTAAATATCAATTATCTGCAAAAAAAATAATAAAATCAACAATTGTGGATAAAGCTGTTGACAACTGCCTAAAAAAGCTATAA
- a CDS encoding aldo/keto reductase: MEKKLLGNTGMKVSVIGFGGIPIQRVNQDEATKIILECKNKGINFIDTARGYTISEGYIGNALKVVGRENFYIATKAMSYTYESMKQSIEESLKTMNIDYIDLYQVHNVSKKEQLDSILSENGALKALIEAKEEGLIKHIGITGHIREILLEAIENDEFETIQFPFNPVESQGEELFIKALNKGMGTIAMKPIAGGAFGKPDLSLKYIINSDLITVAIPGMDSVEQVSKNASIGEKISPLTEEEKKEIKKEIEDLGNEFCRRCGYCKPCPEGIDIPNVFIFEGYVTRYNLEEYGKSRYETLPVKADACVRCRKCEKKCPYNLPIVEKLKHAVKTFENL; this comes from the coding sequence ATGGAAAAGAAATTATTGGGAAATACAGGAATGAAAGTGTCTGTTATTGGTTTTGGAGGAATACCAATTCAAAGAGTTAATCAAGATGAAGCTACAAAAATCATTTTAGAATGTAAAAATAAAGGAATTAATTTTATAGATACTGCAAGAGGATATACAATAAGTGAAGGATATATTGGAAATGCTTTGAAGGTTGTGGGTAGAGAAAACTTTTATATAGCAACTAAAGCTATGAGTTATACCTATGAATCAATGAAGCAATCTATAGAAGAAAGTTTAAAAACAATGAATATAGATTATATAGATTTATATCAAGTTCACAATGTAAGCAAAAAAGAGCAATTAGATTCTATATTGTCAGAAAATGGTGCACTAAAGGCTTTAATTGAAGCGAAAGAAGAAGGTTTAATAAAGCATATCGGTATTACAGGCCATATTAGAGAGATACTATTAGAAGCAATAGAAAATGATGAATTTGAAACAATTCAATTCCCATTTAATCCAGTTGAATCTCAAGGAGAAGAGTTGTTTATTAAAGCACTTAATAAAGGAATGGGAACAATTGCAATGAAGCCAATAGCAGGAGGTGCGTTTGGTAAACCTGATCTTTCTTTGAAATATATAATAAATAGTGATTTAATAACTGTTGCAATACCTGGGATGGATTCAGTAGAACAGGTATCAAAAAATGCTTCAATAGGAGAAAAAATATCACCTTTAACTGAAGAAGAAAAGAAAGAAATTAAAAAAGAAATAGAGGATCTTGGTAATGAATTCTGCCGAAGATGTGGTTATTGTAAGCCATGTCCAGAAGGAATTGACATACCAAATGTATTTATTTTTGAAGGATATGTTACAAGATACAATTTAGAAGAATACGGTAAAAGCAGATATGAAACATTACCTGTTAAAGCAGATGCTTGTGTACGTTGCCGTAAATGTGAAAAAAAATGTCCGTATAATTTGCCTATAGTAGAAAAATTAAAACATGCTGTAAAAACATTTGAAAATTTATAA
- a CDS encoding DUF1893 domain-containing protein has product MVDIEIAAKFLEKERLSLVIVKDGSILFTSNEKGIKPLYIALEELKSELEGSSVADRVTGKAASMLCVHAKIKQLKTKLISDNAVNILKDTNIIYEYDERTPFIKNRDKTGMCPVETISHEVNNIDELLKGISEFLEKIQKSSER; this is encoded by the coding sequence ATGGTAGATATTGAAATAGCTGCTAAATTTCTTGAAAAGGAAAGGCTTTCATTGGTAATAGTTAAGGATGGTAGCATTCTTTTTACAAGCAACGAAAAAGGGATTAAGCCCTTGTATATAGCTCTTGAAGAGCTTAAAAGTGAACTTGAAGGTTCAAGCGTTGCTGATAGGGTAACTGGAAAAGCAGCATCTATGCTTTGTGTTCATGCAAAAATAAAACAGCTAAAAACAAAATTGATTTCTGACAATGCTGTTAACATATTGAAAGATACTAATATAATATATGAGTATGATGAACGTACCCCTTTTATTAAAAATAGAGACAAAACTGGGATGTGTCCGGTAGAAACAATATCACATGAGGTAAATAACATAGATGAGTTGTTAAAAGGAATATCTGAATTCTTAGAAAAAATACAGAAATCGTCAGAACGTTAA
- a CDS encoding ECF transporter S component, producing the protein MNSKITTKELVLSGLLLASGIILPMIFHMFGMVGSIVLPMHIPVLIAGFLLSPQLALLLGIITPIISGLLTGMPVMFPMAVIMAFELGTYGFISSLATRKLKLPLIPSLIMAMLSGRVIAGLTVAVLVQLFGVKLNALMFVKSAIIIGLPGIIIQLIFIPPIIYAIKVYMKKTSANV; encoded by the coding sequence ATGAACAGTAAAATTACAACAAAGGAATTAGTATTAAGTGGATTATTGCTTGCAAGTGGTATAATACTACCAATGATATTTCATATGTTTGGAATGGTGGGTTCAATTGTTTTACCTATGCACATACCTGTTTTAATAGCTGGTTTTTTATTATCACCACAGTTAGCATTATTATTAGGAATTATTACACCGATAATAAGTGGATTATTGACAGGAATGCCTGTTATGTTTCCTATGGCTGTTATAATGGCATTTGAATTGGGTACCTATGGTTTTATATCATCTTTAGCTACAAGAAAATTAAAATTACCTCTAATACCTTCTTTAATAATGGCTATGTTATCAGGAAGGGTTATAGCTGGATTAACGGTTGCTGTGTTAGTACAATTATTTGGTGTAAAATTAAATGCTTTAATGTTTGTCAAGAGCGCTATAATTATAGGATTACCAGGAATTATTATACAGTTAATATTTATTCCTCCGATAATTTATGCAATAAAAGTTTACATGAAAAAAACATCAGCAAATGTTTAA